The following proteins come from a genomic window of Natronosalvus vescus:
- a CDS encoding phosphatase PAP2 family protein, translating to MALEGVIRELALIVGTMLVVATLVIVGPDRFIHAARGFRWRARAMALPLAALGSVLFFRWWNQDLIHWLQFRVVGREITSQIEKFEGELFGQNPVVILQALETDLLSSFFVFIYIHGYAFLLLFPFIAYFSLRRMDRFSSLVLAFTVNYALGLLFYTLFIAYGPRNILAIEVIPVLYEAHPQSRFLTNEVNQNTNVFPSLHTSLSVTVFLLAWVTRDEYPLWTILSGFLALGVMVATMYLGIHWFSDVVAGTILAVISVYVGVNYSLEGLRHSLVTFLRAHRRRSPQ from the coding sequence ATGGCCCTCGAGGGAGTCATCCGCGAACTCGCCCTTATCGTGGGGACGATGCTCGTCGTCGCGACGTTAGTCATCGTCGGCCCCGATAGATTCATCCACGCGGCTCGAGGCTTTCGATGGCGTGCTCGAGCGATGGCGCTTCCGCTCGCCGCACTTGGCAGCGTTCTCTTTTTCCGCTGGTGGAACCAGGATCTCATCCATTGGCTTCAGTTTCGCGTCGTCGGGCGGGAGATTACCTCCCAGATCGAAAAGTTCGAGGGGGAACTCTTCGGTCAGAATCCGGTCGTCATCCTCCAGGCGCTCGAAACGGACCTCTTGTCCTCGTTTTTCGTCTTTATCTACATCCATGGCTACGCCTTCCTGTTGTTGTTCCCGTTTATCGCGTACTTTTCGCTCCGGAGAATGGATCGGTTCTCCTCGCTCGTCCTCGCGTTCACCGTCAACTACGCGCTGGGATTGCTTTTTTACACGCTCTTCATTGCCTACGGCCCGCGAAACATCCTCGCGATCGAAGTGATCCCTGTGCTGTACGAAGCCCATCCGCAGTCCAGGTTCCTGACGAACGAGGTGAACCAGAACACCAACGTGTTCCCGTCGCTGCACACCTCGCTCTCGGTCACGGTGTTCTTGCTCGCCTGGGTCACCCGCGATGAGTATCCACTGTGGACGATCCTCTCCGGATTTCTCGCCCTGGGCGTGATGGTTGCGACGATGTATCTCGGCATCCACTGGTTCTCGGACGTCGTCGCCGGAACCATTCTCGCGGTGATTAGCGTCTACGTCGGCGTCAACTACAGCCTCGAGGGGCTTCGACACTCCCTCGTTACGTTCCTTCGGGCGCACCGTCGGCGAAGCCCACAGTGA